The DNA region TGCCATATTACAGTTATGTCACCTAACAGCTGTTGCTAGCACAGGGTTACATAAATGAAATGTTCAGTTCCTGTCATTACAAGGTCCCTGAGTCCCAAGCAGCAGGGCTGCTATTATTCATTCATAGCTCCCTTCCCTACACAACTGTGTGGAACGAGATGATCTTTTGAGAAAAGAAGTCAGTGAGACTTTGGGCCATATCTTTTAACAACATTTGGGCATTCGAGGTGCAAAAGGATCTTCAGAAGCACTGACATCTCAGATTCTAGCTGGTATGGCAGAAACCAGGCACCtacatgctttttaaaaattcatcaGATGCCTGTTTGCCTGTGTGCCTTCACCCTCTTTTTATAGGCATGAGGTATTTCAAGGATTACTGTTCTTAGCAGAAAACACTGGGACTGTGgcagtcatcatcatcatactaAAAGGAAGATTTCTGAGACTGcataaaaatttatttaaaacataAAAAGGGAGAGCTTTTAATCCTAGGGAAAGTTATGTAACATGCTGATGCTAAAAACATTAAATGTCAACAAATTCTGCCAATATGTGTCCAGGGAGTTTGCCGTAATTCTCACTATAAAAGCATAACACTAGAAGGGAAATTTCACAAATTAATCAGTTTAAATTAatcagtttaaatattttatatccattttttttgttgctttgtttttcaATGTATCAGCCATTCTTAAGTCACAAGCTATTAAGAAcacaaataaaagagaaaatgaattacTCACTTATAATTATAATGAGAATGACTGCACATACTACACCGAGGATGATCATCATCTATAAAAAGAGAAGAtatgagaaagaaaaacagaaagtcAGGTTTTCATGTGAAACAGATTAAcccctcaattttttttcttttacttaatgactCAATCCTCATATTTTTAACTCTGCAAGAGACTTACTAAGGGCCCAGATTTATTGCTGGTTTTAAAATCAGCAATGGGCAGAGCCTGTTGTCAGAGCTGGCCAGAAATAGGTGGGTGCaaagcagagcagaggcagcccagAGCCCCCTGAGAGCCCCTGGAAGCTGATGAACCCTCCAGGGCTTCAGCCCAGTGGCCATTATTACCCCAGTGAGCGGAAAGACTGAAAAACAACAAACATGGGAATGTCAAATCAAAGCCTTCATTCCTCCCACCACGAGGACAGAGCCAGCCATTGGCTTGCAGGAGACCCTTTTTAAAGttcttccctttctttgcagAGTTTGGGAGCCAGAGGAGGGACAGGGGGATTGTTTGTCAGCAAAAAGCAGGAAAGGAGAATGAGGGCAGGTTTGGAGGTAGTGCAGGTCACTGTGGTGACAGCAGTCATAGGGGTGAACCCAACTCAAAATCTGTGCTTGCAGCTCCCAAAAGCCCTGCTTCCTGCACTGCTGGACTTACCAGCTGGGCAACAGCTAAAACAGGCCCAGAGGACCTGCTATGGTAAATTTCTAATGTAGACCCTTTTGTTTCTGGCGTGTTTTTACATGTATTTTACCCAGAATATTTTGTCTTGCTCTACGTTTCATAGCACTGTGGATTGGAGAGACAAAGCAGACAACAGGCTAGTGAGGGACACATGTGGGATTCCCCCTTGGGAACAGCTGCTTTTATTTGGGTGGACATAAGTGGTCAGCAGGAAAGTTGGTGTTGAGCAATGGAAACCAAGGTGAACTTTTGGCACAGTGTTTGTGGTGGTGGTGCATGAGTCTTAGAAGAGTAAAAGATGAAGTTTCTGGGTCCAAAATCCTCAAATATTGGAGAAGGTctgaaaaagcaaaggagagtGAGGCTCCCTCTGCTCTTGGGGAAGGATTAGATTTTGGAGCTGGTTGATCAAAGTCCTGCTTTATCCTAATCAGCCCCTCTTCATAAGAGACTGTCATTTTCTCCCTTCTCACAGCAGTGTACAGAACCcagttttgggtatttttttatgGCTTACCATCCTAAAGAAAAATCAAATCAATGATCCCCACAAGGAAAAAGCTGCTTTTCTCCCACTGCTGGAATTCGCTGCACCTGACCAGGTTTTGTGGTTCCCACAGAGAACTGACACAAATTGACATGGAATGGTTTCCCGTCCCTATTTGAAGGCACTGGGGAAGCATCAAACATTGTATCTACATTTTATATACTGCAGAAATTATGGGTTCTGGTAAAGATCAAAGTTGCTTGACTTCTGGAGCCTTGAGGTCAAGGCACCTCCTTCTCACCTTGACGAGAAGAGATGAGTCAGAGGTGCCATCCTGCAGGCAAAGTCCCACTAAATGCAAGTGAAAGCAATTCCTGCCAAGAAGTGACTCCAAACAAGGGTTTATATTCCTTACCTTGCAATTTTTCCACCAGTATTTCCTCTTCAGCTTGGCTGCACTGGTCTCAAACTGTGAGGCACCTGCTTGCAATGCATCTGCCCGGTTGTCGAGCTCTGACAGCTTCTGGTCCCTCTCCAGCACCTTGTCCACGTTCATCCTCATGATGTCCACCACCTGTGAaggcacagacacacctgagacCCCTCCCACAGGAAAGATGAGGGGCACCCATCTGGTCACACCCTGGAGTGTCACACCTCATCCTAAACCCAGCTGTGGGAACTGGTAAAACAGAAATTCCACAGACACAGGAGAGTTTGAtctgcagccttgggagaagCCTGGACTGATGTAAAAATACAATACACAGACATTaagcagaaaaatcataaatttaTGTTTCTGTAGTTGTAAGTAAGAGTATGCCTTAAGTGAGAAACTGCATtgataagatggtgaagggttaTAATGTAGGGGTGTAATTGTGTAGAGCAGCCAAGAGTTTAGAGGTTAGAACAGAAGCATTTGTGTGCATGTGAGACAGAAGCCCATTGGGTAAAAGTAACCACAGTGCAGTGGAAGTGAGTAAAGGTGataggttagaaaagcaaaataaaccctgTGGCAACTGTCCCCTGTCGCAGAcgtcttttatgaaaaatactttccttaggatttttcctcctgagaagctgggaggcctcaggaacaaaatgtaaacaatggttatctgctgctgtggaatgcaacaggtgcacctgggattggtctcatgtggttgtttctaattaatggccaatcacagtcagctggctcagactctctgtcccagacacaagcctttgttattcattctttgttattctattcttagccagccttctgatgaaatcctttcttctattcttttagtatagttttaatataatatatatcataaaataataaatcaagccttctgaaacatgagtCAGATCTTTgtttcttccctcatcctcagacccctgtgaacacggtcacagtccATTGGATCAGAAGGTTCTATATTGCCTTGTAATGAAGAACTTGTGACTGCCTTGAGCTGTGGCTGACTGCTTGTTCCTCTAAAacctcacagcctctgaggctgatgTTTATCTGAGCAATAAATTATTCTCAGCCCCAAAATAGTCCCACCCCTTCATTAAAAGCAGCGGCAGTGATGCCCAGCCTTTTGCCGTGTGGTGTGTGATGGCATTTCCTGAGCACTGCCCCTAGACCCAGCCTGTGGAAATACCCCCAGTGAGATACACTGTGCTGGATGTCCTTAAGGGAGAAAATAAAGAGACCTCATGAAACACCACATTTAGTTTGATTAAAGTTTTTGACTTCTTTTATGCAGATACAAAGATCTGACGAAGATCTCTGCAGCACAATTTGGCTGACATCACTAAGAACAAGCCATTGTTCTCCTTGTACATTTAATACCTTCCTTACCTGAAGCAGGGAAAGCGGACAGACAAAGGCCACTCTAAAGGGAACTGTGTGCATTTCCTTACCAAATCATTCCATCATTCTGCAGATCTTTTGGGCAGGATGACTTCTCAGCCATCATCTGACGACCTGCTTGgaagtggaggaggaggagaatgttTCACCTGAGCAAATTCATCCCAaagggcagcagagagccaggatGCAACAGGCAAGGGCTGCTCATAAATGGATTTTACGCTTTGGCTGAGGTGAAAATCCTCTTCTAGCAAGCCAATAACTAAATGGCAATCCTGCAGAAAGTCACCACTTTAATGCAAATGTCAGACAGTGTCACAATCTCTGTAAAGTTGGGTCCAATTTTCCTAGCAGTGAACGAGGCTGATGGTCTGTTAATTAATTCTCACACTCTATAATAAGGAATTCCATGTTATACATATTTAATAAAATTTAACTATTACCTGCAAAAATCCAGAATTATTTAAAGGATACATTATTCAAATACAGCGAGAGGAAATTGATAGTGAAAGAATCTTTAACAGGACTGGCAGAAGGTCTCAAAAGATTTGTTTCACTTGTCTACCAAACCTAaaccaaaatgaaatattttggtcAATCCAAATTTTCTTACTTGCTTTTTCCAAACCAAAACCTTCCAAGCACTTAACTTCATATAAACAgtgctaattttttttaattattgattTCTCAGCTAGTAATTAGTTGAATTTTATCTTGCTGCAATGATTTGTAGTGAAAATTATAAACTATTTGAAAATGCTGATACAAAATACTCTGCTATTTCCTACCCATTCTCTTCATTTTTGCGTGGTTTTggttgggcttttttgtttgtttgtgggttttttgtatgcttggatttttgggggttttggtttgttttgttttggttggtttgttgcttttttggttggtttggtttttttgcttgttggttttttgtgttgttttgggggtttttcggttgctttgttttgttttttttaggttttggtttggtttttttgggggggttgtttttttctttttaggtttgctggggttttttggagtttttcttttgtttggttggctggttttttggttggtttggttttggttggtttggttttttgttgttggaatttttgtgttgtttttggggtttttaggttgctttgttttggtttttttaggttttggtctgggttttttttgggggggttctttttttagttttgctggggttttttggagtttttgttttgtttggtttggttggttgggtttttggttggtttgggtttggttggtttggttttttgttgttggtttttttgtgttgtttttggggtttttaggttgctttgttttggtttttttaggttttggtttgggttttttttggggggggttcttTTTTTAGTTTTGCTGGGGTCTTttggagtttttgttttgttttgtttggttggttgggtttttggttggtttggttttggttggtttggttttttgttggtggtttttttgtgttgtttttggggtttggggctgctttgtttggtttctttgggtttctttgttttgttttttttaggttttggtctgggttttttttggggggggttctttttttagttttgctggggttttttggagtttttgttttgtttggtttggttggttgggtttttggttggtttggttttcgttggtttggttttttgttgttggttttttgtgttgttttgggggtttttaggttgctttgttttggtttttttaggttttggtttgggttttttttttgggggggttctttttttagttttgctggggttttttggagtttttgttttgtttggtttggttggttgggtttttggttggtttggttttggttggtttggttttggttggtttggttttttgttgttggattttttgtgttgtttttgggggtttggggttgctTTGTTAGGTTTCTTtgggtttctttgttttgttttttttaggttttggtctggggttttgggggggtttcttttgtggctttttgggttttcttttggttttttaatttttggttgtttttttttagttttgccgggggggggggtgttatgtttttgtttgtttgtttgttttttggtgtttttttgcttAGTTTGCTTTTTTggttctgtgtttgttttttggttttttgttttttgtttccccAGAACCACTTATGGAATTTAACCTGGCTGCAGTGAACACTCGCCCAGGTGAGATTTCATTTTTGTCAAATAGATAAATGTTTGTCCGGGCCTTAGAAAATAATCTCTGTGGTGTCTGGAGGAATCGGGGGTGGAACCCCAATAGAGAAAGAGGTGAAATCCTCCCCGGGCATCACATCATCAGCATCACCAACAGCGGAGATTGCCGGGCTCTGCCCGGGCTCTGCCGCCACCTGCGGGCGCACGGAGGGAAAAGAGCCGGGACAGAGCCACCGGTGAGGGATAAAAGGGCTTTGACTTCGGTATTTCATAAATATCTTTCTTCTAGTTGTGAAAGATGCGtatttatgattggcttttc from Melospiza melodia melodia isolate bMelMel2 chromosome 12, bMelMel2.pri, whole genome shotgun sequence includes:
- the VAMP2 gene encoding vesicle-associated membrane protein 2; protein product: MSVPASAQGPAGAAGAAGPPPAANVSSNKRLQQTQAQVDEVVDIMRMNVDKVLERDQKLSELDNRADALQAGASQFETSAAKLKRKYWWKNCKMMIILGVVCAVILIIIIIYFST